The following coding sequences are from one Sciurus carolinensis chromosome 11, mSciCar1.2, whole genome shotgun sequence window:
- the Kcna4 gene encoding potassium voltage-gated channel subfamily A member 4 — translation MEVAMVSAESSGCNSHMPYGYAAQARARERERLAHSRAAAAAAVAAATAAVEGSGGSGGGSHHHHQTRGACTSHDPQSSRGSRRRRRQRPEKKKVHHRQSSFPHCSDLMPSGSEEKILRELSEEEEEEEEEEEEEEEGRFYYSEEDYGEESSYTDLLPQDEGGGGGYSSVRYSDCCERVVINVSGLRFETQMKTLAQFPETLLGDPEKRTQYFDPLRNEYFFDRNRPSFDAILYYYQSGGRLKRPVNVPFDIFTEEVKFYQLGDEALLKFREDEGFVREEEDRALPENEFKKQIWLLFEYPESSSPARGIAIVSVLVILISIVIFCLETLPEFRDDRDLVMALSAGGHSGLLNDTSPHHLENSGHTIFNDPFFIVETVCIVWFSFEFVVRCFACPSQALFFKNIMNIIDIVSILPYFITLGTDLAQQQGGGNGQQQQAMSFAILRIIRLVRVFRIFKLSRHSKGLQILGHTLRASMRELGLLIFFLFIGVILFSSAVYFAEADEPTTHFQSIPDAFWWAVVTMTTVGYGDMKPITVGGKIVGSLCAIAGVLTIALPVPVIVSNFNYFYHRETENEEQTQLTQNAVSCPYLPSNFLKKFRSSTSSSLGDKSEYLEMEEGVKESLCAKEEKCQGKGDDSETDKNNCSNAKAVETDV, via the coding sequence ATGGAGGTTGCAATGGTGAGTGCGGAGAGCTCAGGGTGCAACAGTCATATGCCTTATGGTTACGCAGCCCAGGCTCGGGCCCGGGAGCGGGAGAGGCTTGCTCACTCCagggcagctgctgctgctgctgtggcagCTGCCACCGCTGCTGTTGAAGGCAGCGGGGGTTCTGGTGGGGggtcccaccaccaccaccagacgCGTGGGGCCTGCACCTCCCACGACCCTCAGAGCAGCCGAGGGAGTCGAAGGAGGAGGCGACAGCGGCCTGAGAAGAAGAAAGTCCACCACCGGCAGAGCAGCTTTCCTCACTGCTCCGACTTGATGCCCAGTGGTTCTGAGGAGAAGATCCTGAGGGAGCtgagtgaggaggaggaagaggaggaggaggaggaagaggaggaagaggagggaaggtttTACTATAGTGAAGAGGACTATGGTGAGGAAAGTTCCTACACAGACCTGCTGCCTCAGGATGAAGGGGGTGGCGGTGGCTACAGTTCAGTCCGCTATAGTGACTGTTGTGAACGCGTGGTGATAAATGTGTCCGGCCTCCGCTTCGAGACCCAGATGAAAACTCTGGCCCAGTTTCCAGAGACTTTGTTGGGTGACCCTGAGAAGAGGACTCAGTACTTTGACCCTTTGCGCAATGAGTATTTTTTTGACAGGAACCGACCCAGCTTTGACGCCATCTTATATTATTACCAGTCAGGAGGCCGCCTGAAGAGGCCAGTCAATGTTCCCTTTGATATCTTCACTGAGGAGGTGAAGTTCTATCAGCTGGGAGATGAGGCCCTGCTCAAGTTCCGTGAGGATGAGGGCTTTGTGAGAGAAGAGGAGGACAGGGCCCTGCcagagaatgaatttaaaaagcagatttgGCTTCTCTTTGAATATCCAGAGAGCTCCAGTCCCGCAAGGGGCATCGCCATTGTGTCTGTCCTGGTCATCTTAATCTCCATTGTCATCTTTTGCCTGGAAACCTTGCCTGAGTTCAGGGACGACAGGGATCTGGTCATGGCACTGAGTGCTGGCGGGCACAGTGGGTTGCTGAACGACACCTCGCCACACCACCTGGAGAACTCAGGGCACACGATATTCAATGATCCTTTCTTCATCGTGGAGACAGTCTGTATCGTGTGGTTTTCCTTTGAGTTTGTGGTCCGTTGCTTTGCTTGTCCTAGCCAAGCACTCTTCTTCAAAAACATCATGAACATCATTGACATTGTCTCCATTTTGCCTTACTTCATCACCCTGGGCACCGACCTGGCCCAGCAGCAGGGGGGTGGCAATGGTCAACAGCAGCAGGCCATGTCCTTTGCCATCCTCAGGATCATTCGTCTGGTCCGAGTGTTCCGGATCTTCAAACTCTCCAGACATTCCAAAGGCTTGCAGATCCTGGGCCACACCCTCAGAGCCAGCATGCGGGAACTGGGCCTTctgatcttcttcctcttcattggGGTTATCCTCTTTTCCAGCGCTGTGTACTTCGCGGAGGCGGATGAACCCACCACCCATTTCCAAAGCATCCCAGATGCATTTTGGTGGGCTGTGGTAACCATGACAACTGTGGGCTATGGGGACATGAAGCCCATCACTGTGGGGGGCAAGATCGTGGGGTCCCTGTGTGCCATTGCGGGTGTCTTAACCATTGCTTTGCCAGTGCCAGTGATTGTCTCTAACTTTAACTATTTCTACCACAGAGAGACTGAAAACGAGGAACAGACACAGCTGACGCAAAATGCAGTCAGTTGCCCGTACCTCCCTTCTAATTTTCTCAAGAAATTTCGGAGCTCCACTTCTTCTTCCCTGGGGGACAAGTCAGAGTATCTAGAGATGGAAGAAGGGGTTAAGGAGTCTCTCTGTGCGAAGGAGGAGAAGTGTCAGGGCAAGGGGGATGACAGTGAGACGGATAAAAACAACTGTTCTAATGCAAAGGCTGTGGAGACTGATGTGTGA